The following proteins are co-located in the Acipenser ruthenus chromosome 35, fAciRut3.2 maternal haplotype, whole genome shotgun sequence genome:
- the LOC131696555 gene encoding interferon-stimulated 20 kDa exonuclease-like 2, producing MSDLMLNLDLSAGGSCRGRAKDPSSNGQAPALLKKTEILENKGYLRQKQLPGRGQGHSKNRQPWHSGGPQSQGNSTGRPQPPFEGTGPRCTQGGQRQPPVGAAPSQTRLGGPQSTALPSNADLLGEFENGLSTLSSSSSSAVAGKPYKYLAMDCEMVGTGPRGTRSELARCSIVGYHGDVVYDKYILPTNPVTDYRSRWSGIRKQDLRNATGFKEAQKEILKILSGKVVIGHAIHNDFKALGYFHPPALTRDTSRIPLLNKKAGIPVKEAASLKRLTKMLFSKDIQVGKNGHSSVEDAKATMELYKIVEPQWERTLASASEKQTPSPQQRNGLTGPPLPIPPTAP from the exons ATGTCGGATTTGATGCTGAATCTGGATTTGTCGGCCGGAGGCAGCTGTCGGGGGCGCGCGAAGGATCCGAGCTCCAACGGGCAAGCACCAGCGCTTCTTAAAAAAACGGAAATCCTGGAGAACAAGGGCTACCTGCGACAGAAACAGCTGCCTGGGAGAGGGCAAGGGCATTCGAAAAACCGCCAGCCTTGGCACAGCGGAGGCCCCCAGAGCCAGGGCAACTCAACCGGTCGCCCCCAACCTCCTTTCGAGGGAACTGGGCCCAGATGCACTCAGGGGGGTCAGCGTCAGCCCCCCGTGGGCGCCGCCCCTTCCCAAACAAGACTGGGGGGGCCCCAGTCCACTGCCCTGCCCTCGAACGCAGACCTTCTCGGGGAGTTTGAGAACGGCTTGTCCACTCTttcatcttcctcctcctctgctgTCGCTGGGAAACCTTACAAGTACCTGGCGATGGACTGCGAGATGGTCGGCACGGGCCCCAGGGGGACGCGCAGCGAGCTGGCCCGCTGCAGCATCGTGGGTTACCACGGAGACGTGGTCTACGACAAGTACATCCTGCCCACCAATCCCGTGACGGATTATCGGAGCCGCTGGAGTGGAATCCGAAAGCAGGACCTGAGGAACGCCACGGGGTTCAAAGAGGCGCAGAAAGAG atacTGAAGATCCTGTCTGGGAAGGTGGTGATCGGACACGCCATTCACAATGATTTCAAAGCGCTCGGTTACTTTCACCCCCCAGCCCTGACCCGGGACACCTCCCGAATCCCGCTGCTCAACAAGAAGGCGGGGATCCCCGTGAAAGAGGCCGCCTCCCTCAAACGACTCACCAAGATGCTGTTCAGCAAAGACATTCAG GTGGGCAAGAACGGCCACTCTTCAGTTGAGGATGCCAAAGCCACGATGGAGCTCTACAAAATAGTGGAGCCGCAGTGGGAGAGGACCCTGGCTTCAGCGTCCGAGAAACAGACCCCCAGCCCCCAGCAGAGGAACGGTCTGACTGGACCCCCCCTTCCCATCCCTCCCACCGCTCCCTGA
- the LOC117395649 gene encoding methyltransferase-like protein 25B isoform X1 — MANPGIVFGSLRLSVEQQKHMAAKLCCFLSTYRHIIDSHIIEFFSDSLWETLPPGWQEALCELSGPQLADLLLDSAPGGGRSYPSVWPLSLLAFKATARALAFPRMPRGGAAQETGSGKSKEFWENSCRSSTLKHVFRKHVKPKKQHEVRKLGALVKRMCDLTSCQNVVDVGSGQGHLTRFLSLGLGLSVTGVEANPALVSMATKLDRELRSVALKERARAGAKTGVAPDGPCDPLPRHVAGWVNPGASWEEFVTLLQQPMGISDSRDGPPESHGTNSQEGFVLTGLHACGDLSATLLRHFARCPQAVAITSVACCYMKLTTLSNPAPPGLQAPPLPRPGGGDCAEGAGPVFGYPMSSWVQGLPGHELSCKAREAACHALESYAERLRGERGELQSHCYRAVLETLVRRAQPSLKRAGIQTIKKAHLLSFAEYARLGLQRLELPTDWPLDWVPSLEALLAQQGRVVAYFCLVLLLAPAVESLVLLDRMLYLSQEGLDCELLPLFTLSLSRTGLRAAPPLHSLSLSLGLDCELLPLFTLSLSRTGLRAAPPLHSLSPSLSL; from the exons ATGGCTAATCCAGGCATAGTATTCGGGTCTCTGCGTCTCTCCGTGGAGCAACAAAAGCATATGGCTGCCAAGCTCTGCTGTTTTCTCTCGACCTACAGACACATCATTGACTCCCACATTATA GAGTTTTTTAGCGACAGCTTGTGGGAGACGCTGCCCCCTGGCTGGCAGGAGGCTCTGTGCGAACTCTCTGGCCCGCAGCTGGCAGACCTGCTTCTAGACAGCGCCCCCGGAGGTGGGAGGAG CTACCCGTCTGTGTGGCCTCTCTCCCTCTTGGCTTTCAAAGCGACCGCGCGCGCCCTGGCCTTTCCCAGAATGCCCCGCGGCGGGGCGGCACAGGAAACAGGAAGTGGGAAGTCGAAGGAGTTCTGGGAGAACAGCTGCCGGAGTTCCACGCTGAAACACGTCTTCCGAAAACACGTCAAGCCCAAAAAACAGCACGAAGTTCGCAAGCTGGGGGCA cTGGTGAAGAGAATGTGTGACCTCACCAGCTGTCAGAACGTCGTGGATGTTGGATCAGGGCAG GGTCACCTGACTCGGTTCCTCTCATTGGGTCTCGGGCTGTCCGTCACCGGGGTGGAGGCTAACCCCGCCCTCGTTTCCATGGCTACCAAGTTGGACAGGGAGCTGCGGAGTGTCGCTCTGAAGGAGAGGGCGAGGGCGGGAGCCAAG ACGGGTGTGGCTCCAGATGGCCCCTGTGACCCCCTCCCCAGGCACGTGGCGGGCTGGGTCAACCCCGGAGCATCCTGGGAGGAGTTTGTGACTCTACTGCAGCAGCCAATGGGAATCTCCGATAGCCGGGACGGCCCACCTGAGTCTCACGGAACCAACAGCCAGGAAg GTTTCGTCCTGACCGGGCTCCATGCTTGTGGAGATTTAAGTGCCACCCTCCTGCGCCACTTTGCCCGCTGCCCCCAGGCCGTGGCCATCACATCAGTGGCCTGCTGTTACATGAAGCTCACCACCCTCTCAAACCCCGCCCCTCCGGGGCTCCAGGCTCCTCCCCTTCCCCGCCCAGGGGGAGGAGACTGCGCTGAAGGGGCGGGGCCAGTCTTTGGATACCCGATGAGCTCCTGGGTCCAGGGCCTGCCCGGTCACGAGCTGTCCTGCAAGGCCAGGGAGGCGGCCTGTCACGCTCTGGAGAGTTATGCAGAGAGGCTgcggggagagaggggggagctgCAGTCTCATTGCTACAGGGCTGTGCTGGAGACCCTGGTCAGGAGGGCTCAGCCCAGTCTGAAGAGAGCAGGCATCCAGACCATCAAGAAGGCTCACCTGCTCTCGTTCGCAGA gtaCGCTCGGCTGGGGCTGCAGCGGTTGGAGCTCCCTACAGACTGGCCCCTGGACTGGGTCCCCTCTCTGGAGGCCCTGCTGGCTCAGCAGGGGAGGGTGGTGGCTTACTTCTGCCTGGTCCTGCTGCTGGCCCCGGCTGTGGAGAGCTTAGTGCTGCTGGACAGAATGCTGTACCTGAGTCAGGAGG gaCTGGATTGCGAGCTGCTCCCCctcttcactctctctctctctaggactGGATTGCGAGCTGCTCCCCctcttcactctctctctctctctttaggaCTGGATTGCGAGCTGCTCCCCctcttcactctctctctctctaggactGGATTGCGAGCTGCTCCCCCTCTtcactcactctctccctctctctctctctag
- the LOC131705216 gene encoding large ribosomal subunit protein uL24m-like, producing MRLTALLAMAARVKVPPDYRYGTSRPWTVGAQRMNPPGKKRRKVFVEPIQPEDWSLFKGDTVEVLAGKDSGKQGKISQVIRARNWVILEGLNTHYRYIGKSGEYRGTYIASESPLLVREVALIDPSDRKPTQVEWRFTEEGERVRVSLRSGRILPKPVVQRRDGIVPEQWKDGPKDTSPDDALEKTYSASLKTFEEEIAEATGVVETRAGRRTFWY from the exons ATGCGTCTCACGGCCCTGCTGGCGATGGCGGCCCGTGTGAAGGTGCCCCCGGATTATCGCTACGGGACGAGCCGGCCGTGGACCGTCGGCGCTCAGAGAATGAACCCGCCTGGTAAGAAACGCCGCAAGGTGTTTGTGGAGCCAATCCAACCCGAGGACTGGAGCCTCTTCAAGGGAGACACG GTGGAAGTCCTGGCTGGGAAGGACTCTGGGAAGCAGGGGAAGATCAGTCAGGTGATCCGAGCTCGGAACTGGGTGATCCTGGAAGGACTGAACACG CACTATCGCTACATTGGGAAGTCCGGGGAGTATCGCGGGACGTACATCGCCAGTGAATCTCCGCTGCTGGTCAGAGAGGTTGCCCTGATTGACCCTTCGGACAG gaAGCCCACGCAGGTGGAGTGGCGCTTCACGGAGGAGGGTGAGAGGGTGCGAGTGTCCCTCCGGTCTGGGAGGATCCTCCCCAAACCCGTGGTGCAGAGGAGAGACGGCATTGTCCCGGAGCAATGGAAAG ACGGCCCGAAAGACACCTCGCCCGACGACGCCTTGGAGAAAACTTACAGCGCCTCTCTGAAAACGTTCGAGGAGGAAATCGCCGAGGCGACGGGCGTCGTGGAAACCAGAGCGGGCCGCAGAACGTTCTGGTACTGA
- the LOC117395649 gene encoding methyltransferase-like protein 25B isoform X2, producing the protein MANPGIVFGSLRLSVEQQKHMAAKLCCFLSTYRHIIDSHIIEFFSDSLWETLPPGWQEALCELSGPQLADLLLDSAPGGGRSYPSVWPLSLLAFKATARALAFPRMPRGGAAQETGSGKSKEFWENSCRSSTLKHVFRKHVKPKKQHEVRKLGALVKRMCDLTSCQNVVDVGSGQGHLTRFLSLGLGLSVTGVEANPALVSMATKLDRELRSVALKERARAGAKTGVAPDGPCDPLPRHVAGWVNPGASWEEFVTLLQQPMGISDSRDGPPESHGTNSQEGFVLTGLHACGDLSATLLRHFARCPQAVAITSVACCYMKLTTLSNPAPPGLQAPPLPRPGGGDCAEGAGPVFGYPMSSWVQGLPGHELSCKAREAACHALESYAERLRGERGELQSHCYRAVLETLVRRAQPSLKRAGIQTIKKAHLLSFAEYARLGLQRLELPTDWPLDWVPSLEALLAQQGRVVAYFCLVLLLAPAVESLVLLDRMLYLSQEGLDCELLPLFSPTLSPRNLVLVAVKAQQTNGVSRTALGRPSSLPGSGSGSPR; encoded by the exons ATGGCTAATCCAGGCATAGTATTCGGGTCTCTGCGTCTCTCCGTGGAGCAACAAAAGCATATGGCTGCCAAGCTCTGCTGTTTTCTCTCGACCTACAGACACATCATTGACTCCCACATTATA GAGTTTTTTAGCGACAGCTTGTGGGAGACGCTGCCCCCTGGCTGGCAGGAGGCTCTGTGCGAACTCTCTGGCCCGCAGCTGGCAGACCTGCTTCTAGACAGCGCCCCCGGAGGTGGGAGGAG CTACCCGTCTGTGTGGCCTCTCTCCCTCTTGGCTTTCAAAGCGACCGCGCGCGCCCTGGCCTTTCCCAGAATGCCCCGCGGCGGGGCGGCACAGGAAACAGGAAGTGGGAAGTCGAAGGAGTTCTGGGAGAACAGCTGCCGGAGTTCCACGCTGAAACACGTCTTCCGAAAACACGTCAAGCCCAAAAAACAGCACGAAGTTCGCAAGCTGGGGGCA cTGGTGAAGAGAATGTGTGACCTCACCAGCTGTCAGAACGTCGTGGATGTTGGATCAGGGCAG GGTCACCTGACTCGGTTCCTCTCATTGGGTCTCGGGCTGTCCGTCACCGGGGTGGAGGCTAACCCCGCCCTCGTTTCCATGGCTACCAAGTTGGACAGGGAGCTGCGGAGTGTCGCTCTGAAGGAGAGGGCGAGGGCGGGAGCCAAG ACGGGTGTGGCTCCAGATGGCCCCTGTGACCCCCTCCCCAGGCACGTGGCGGGCTGGGTCAACCCCGGAGCATCCTGGGAGGAGTTTGTGACTCTACTGCAGCAGCCAATGGGAATCTCCGATAGCCGGGACGGCCCACCTGAGTCTCACGGAACCAACAGCCAGGAAg GTTTCGTCCTGACCGGGCTCCATGCTTGTGGAGATTTAAGTGCCACCCTCCTGCGCCACTTTGCCCGCTGCCCCCAGGCCGTGGCCATCACATCAGTGGCCTGCTGTTACATGAAGCTCACCACCCTCTCAAACCCCGCCCCTCCGGGGCTCCAGGCTCCTCCCCTTCCCCGCCCAGGGGGAGGAGACTGCGCTGAAGGGGCGGGGCCAGTCTTTGGATACCCGATGAGCTCCTGGGTCCAGGGCCTGCCCGGTCACGAGCTGTCCTGCAAGGCCAGGGAGGCGGCCTGTCACGCTCTGGAGAGTTATGCAGAGAGGCTgcggggagagaggggggagctgCAGTCTCATTGCTACAGGGCTGTGCTGGAGACCCTGGTCAGGAGGGCTCAGCCCAGTCTGAAGAGAGCAGGCATCCAGACCATCAAGAAGGCTCACCTGCTCTCGTTCGCAGA gtaCGCTCGGCTGGGGCTGCAGCGGTTGGAGCTCCCTACAGACTGGCCCCTGGACTGGGTCCCCTCTCTGGAGGCCCTGCTGGCTCAGCAGGGGAGGGTGGTGGCTTACTTCTGCCTGGTCCTGCTGCTGGCCCCGGCTGTGGAGAGCTTAGTGCTGCTGGACAGAATGCTGTACCTGAGTCAGGAGG gactGGATTGCGAGCTGCTCCCCCTCTTCTCTCCCACCCTCTCTCCCCGGAATCTGGTCCTGGTCGCAGTCAAAGCGCAGCAGACAAACGGGGTGAGCCGCACAGCACTCGGGCGTCCCAGCTCATTACCGGGGTCCGGATCTGGGTCACCCCGGTGA